The DNA window ACACAAAGCTTTCTTAGAAACAGTATTTTGTACTTTAAAAAGGGAATGAGTCTGAAATAGTTTCTGATTAGTAGAATGTGTTATGTATAGCTGTACTTTGAAGCAGAAAAGTGTTTATGCTTAGGAAATGCAtctttaaaaccattttctctCCCATAGCCGTGCTATTTAAgcattaaaaatttattatttatatcatcttttaaatagaaaaataggtGAGAatgtgtgtttggggttttgagtTGAATTGTAGGAGCAGGTGTGTGACCACTGAAGTGTTTTAGGAACTGGATTCTACTTGCCCGTGGAGACCAGGCTGTGGCTGTAAGCAGGGTGTTTCACTGTCACTGTGATCTCAGTATGGTGCTTCAGAGACATGGGTGGCTTTCATATCTTGGCTTTTATTGTTAGGCTGTTTTGGATTCTGTTTTATTTACCAGAATGTTTTAGGGTGACACATAGCACTTGCACACCTTTGTTTCCTGGAGGAAATTCATTCTCTAGGGCATTTTTTAGTGAGATCATGTCAGACTAAACACCTTGTGCTTCATGAGAACAATTTGTCCTCTTAACTACAAGGATATGATATGGAGCAGTAGTTATGTTATGGAGAGACTGCATTTGAAAGGATGAAAAATGTGTTGAAAGGTGGTAAAAATGTCACTTGACTTGCTGGTGAAATACTGAAGCAAAATGATCTGTTACCAACCAGGCTCATTAACAgtgaagggagaagaaaaaatgtgtttctgtggAACATAAGAACTCTTTGACtgataaatattttctccttccaaacacttctgcttttaaaaaacagcagTATTACACTGACCACATACCCGTGAAGATTAAACTCCTAAATACAGAATTTGCCTTCTTTGTTTTATTCCAGTTACttttaagaaaatgtaaatCTATGTGCATCTCACTTTTTGCTGCTTATGACAATAGCAGTGTTTGCTGCTAATGACTGAAACAAATCACGTTTTTAATCTTGTGTCTTAGCTTCCCCACATATGAAACAAGAAAACTTCCAAACTCTACCTGTGTAGTAAGAAGACCAATTATAATCTGTAAAACTCTGTAAGGagaactgatttttctttcttattaggATATTTGCCTGCAGCCTCCTGTCTCAAAGCATGGTCCTATAGTATTTAATAAAATGAGAATGAGCTAATAAATTACTGGAAGTTTTTAAAGAGAGCTTCATTTTTGAAGTAGAAATCTACTATCTATTACTTGAATGACATTGAGGGATGATGGAAGTTTGTTGCCTATCTAAAGCAATTTTCATTAATACATCAGAATAAGgaactggttttatttttggcagagaaaacaaaatccagtACAAAAAATCAGACCAAGAGGTTGAATTCACTATCTTATATCTGACCCTCTCCATTTTGTTTCATCAAAAAGGATCAAATTGTAAAAAATCAATTGGGGATTAAGATTTGTTTGCAAAATAATATTGCCTGCACTCACAGCAGAAGCATTCATGGCTTGGTTTCTTCATTTTACTTGGTGGAAATATAATTCATGTGGTGTTTTGCATATAGTAGGTACATGCAAGTGTAGACTAAAAGGCATTTCTACTTGTTTCTCTCCATCTTCTGCTATTGATACAACCAAATCATGAAACTGCTGTCATATAGATAATGCTATCCACAATACTGTTTAGATCTGCTGGAAATTCTTTGCCAGAATTGTTCTGTTGTTTCTACTTTACTTTGTAGTACTGTAGATCAAGAATATTAAAGACTAAATTTTTTTGGGTTACAGGTGTTAAACAGTGTAATTTTCCTTAAAGCTGCATGTTAGCATGAGGAAAAGCCTCCTGCCATAGGAGAAGGCAGACAGGGAGCAAGAatgccctgcagctctgtgttcccagctgATCTGCAGGGGGCATAGGGATGCAAAATCCACTGATTCATCACCGTGCTCCTCTGAATGCAGGAGGCTGCCACTGCAGCTGAGTGTATGCCTAAAATGGTAAAGGGATTGTCAGCATAAGCTTAATTTGAAATCTCTGTTACTTTGAGAGAATAGCCTTTTACTGGTTTTACAGAATTTGACAGGCTGAGTTTGAGAAGCTGTTGTTTAGGATTAGGGATCAGGGTCAAACAAAGATGAGATGTTTCCTTGGGAGAAGTTAAATGCTTCACTGTACCCATGTTTATTTTTAGAGTGAAATTGCTTTATGACTTCCTAATGAGCTTAGAAGTTGACAAGGATTTAAAGCCGTGTCTTGAAATACAGCTGAACACTGAGAGATGTCACATTAGCTATTCTGTAATACAACAGTCCAAGCCAATAGCAAGAAATTTCAGTGTACTGTTTATCTGTCTGATTAGAACTGCTATCCCCCTAGTTAATATTAATAGAAAGCAAAGTTTCTGTTTAAGGTACCCTGTGTTTCCTTATTCAAGACACGTGTGAAGAAATATCAGCAGATATCCTGCCTTGCATTTTGAATTGTCAGGAGGAAAGGGAGCCGCTGCTGTGTTGTGATTGTTTGTGCTGCTTTCCCATTGATCAACTAAATTGACAATCAGCTCCAGTGTCCTGAGCAATGTGGTTTAGAATAATCAGAAATAAGTGCTATTTATCAGCAAATAGTGATATCACTGAGTGTCAGTGCAGTTCAAAATGTGGTTTAACAGCAAatttcctgcaggaaaaggcCAATCACGCCTTTCTTTTACAATACAAATAATCCTGTGATGGGCTTATCATCTCTTCAAGACTCACAGAAAGGTCTGTGGTGTTTTCCAATGAGATGCTGGGATACTGTCCATTTCCTAGTGTTTTCAGCCATCCTAAAACTGAAAGCAAATGGAGAATCCCAAGGGGACAACCTTCTTCAGGGCAGCTGAAGATGAATCAGTGTGTCCAGCATGAACAGTCTTGTCTTATTTCCTTGTCTTTATCCACCTTAGATCTAATAGAGATGGTGATATCTGCTTTGCTGGTAGCAGCAgcatatctgtgtgtgtgtgtgaacatAATTGTTCtgcatttaaaaaggaaaatggaaactTATAGAACTGCTAAATCTGAATCAAATATCTGTTAAAACATGTGAAAGTCACCATGTACTTCTGATTGCTCCACCACAAACTTGATGAAAAttgtttttgttagttttttttgTCCATTGATGTATCTTACTTGTTTGACATCAGGCTGATTTTTGCCATTGGGTTTGTATCACtgtaagaaaatgaagaagtgaGATTTAAAGAAAGCTTCAAAGAAAGATAAAGGTTACTTTGAAAAATTACTTCTAAAATTCAATGAAATTTAGTTACGTAGGCAACCTTGACACAACTCGTCATGTAAAAACTTCTGCATGAGAAAAGTGGAGTAATTTGGATGCATATAAGTAATGGACATTTTGGGATAACTGAACTATAATCACTTTGTAAATCAGCAATCCTTAAAAGATCAATTAAGTGTTATACTTTCTATTGGTACCATtcaataaatgaaatattttattttatgaataatGAAAAGGGGAGTGACTTAACAGTTTTTTAACTCAGGACATGAGATGAGATGGTCACTAAAGGTCTAAGtattcttgtttgttttcttgataGTACACTTTATTGAAGACTGTTGTTGATCATTAATTCTTCTTTACGATGCTGAAGGTAGGCTCGGTCCCACATGCTCTTATAAGTCCTTAAAGGCTTCCACTGTTTTCAGCAGCCTTTGCTTCCTCTTTGTATCACAAGTAATGCCCATTAACTGGCAAAGTTAGTCTGTGTGGGACTGAAGGTACTTCTAAAGGTAAAAAAGGGAAACACCATATTTGCAAGACTCTAAAGTACCTTTCAGAACTTGCCAGGCAGCTTCTGCACCTATGTACCTCAACTGCTTTCTTAAAATCtattaattgccttttttttttaatgtcctcTTTCCCTCAGGACTCTATTAAGTGGCTTCCCAAATCTCCTAAACTGTACAGTGGCTACAACTGGAGTTCCCAGGGTTCTCGCTGGGCCTCATTGAAAGGAAAGGAGGGTTTGCATGGTGGTAACCTGTACAAATTCAGCTCTGCTAATGGAAaatggagagaaggaaggatCAGTCCTGAGCAAGAAGCAGAGGAACTCGAGGATCCTGATGATGTAAGTAGTCTTGAAATTGGGAGAGACAGTGTGTGTCTATGAAGAGGCTATGGCTGCTCACACTGCTGTGCAGCCGAGCACTTTGGGTTTGTGGGACCTGCACTGCTTATACTCTCATGTCCTTGCTTGTGCAGAGGCTACAGAGCTATGTTCAATGTTTTATTCCTTCACTTTGCTTGCAATTAATCCATCCAGCCCTCGAGAGTACAGTTCAATCTGCAGGTTAAGATGAGTAACCTGAGCAATGATGAGGCACATTTTTACTTTACTCCTACTTATATCCCCAGTTACCAGGCTCCCTCCATCTCTTTCGGGTGAGGAGGTTGTTGGCAGCACTTGGGGCTCAGTGTCTCTAGGCCTGGATGGTAGAAAAGTGAGGCTGCAGTGCTTCTCCACTGCATGTTTGTTTTGGGTGGTGCTCTTCCAGGAAGCTTATGTCTGTGAGCCCCTGCCTGCTGTAGTTTCTCCAGCCTGTGCCTGCCAGGTATCTGTCacctgtgctgcagcctggcagtcCAGCACTCTTGGTCCTAGCCTGGGAAAAGGAGGTGGTGATTGCACTCTTGCAGCCTTTCAGGACATTGCTCACCATTCTTCCTGATGTTTTCTGGGGCATTAGGGAGGAATTGGGGCTCCTGCTTCTCTTCCAGGACCTCTGCTTCCTTCCTAgtccctgtgagtgctgctggtGTGGCCCCTCCTCCACCCCATAGTCCTGGCTCTTGCTCATGGCCTTCTTCCCTGGCAGCCCCAGTACTGCAGACATGTCCAGGTTAGTCAGCCTGGCACTGTAAAGAGAAATCTCTCTCAAGAAGAGATAAACATTTTGTTGTATAGAGATAAGCATAATGTTTTATGTTAGTTAAAGCTAAGCAAATTCCCTTTTAAGTGAAAATGGGAAGCCGTCATGCCTTGTATGCTTTCCTTGGGGTTGGCAGTGCTTCTTTCCATCCCAACCAAAAAGAGATTGTGGGAAAGTGCCAATATAGATTGAAAAATAAAGTGCCCCGTGGGATTCTGCACAGCTGTTCAAGATAATGccactgctttttattttggtattaAACTTGCATGCTTAGAAAAACACTTATGGGGTTTATTTTCAGAGGTGTTGATGTGTGTTTGCTGCATCATTTTACTGCCAACAGAAAATAGAAGGATTTGGGCAATATGAAGATCTGATTTGACCTTAACCCATCAAATTAAGGAGTAAAAATCAACTGAATATAAGTAAAGCATTTCTAAAATGTGAACAGAATTTGGGCATTGTGTCTGAATTTAATTTAACCCTTTGCCAGGAATAACTGATAGCTGGAAAACATCACTACATTTTGCAGTCAAACTTGTCTGAAGCTTTAATTGTTTGGTGAATGTGTTTTAGATGTGTATTGCTCTTTTGCCTTGTGGTTTAGCCAACCATAGGGTGACATTGTGAGCTCCTCACTGCATCTTGGAGTAGGTTCACCCTAGGGCCATGCTTCAGAGTAGGCTTTAATATGCATCACCTTTCAGGTTCCATTTCCAGAGGACTCTTAAATCACTTAAGTTTGCAGATCTCCACTCACTGCCATTTGCAGCTAAAGTCAATCCAATGGCTGAAACAAAGTCTTAGATATGTAGATACAAGGTAGTGGCTTGCCTTCCCTCTCACACCTATGCTCTCAAAAATGGAATGTGAGTTTTGGGGAACTAtgagaaacattttatttttcgTATGGAAATATCTTTCATTTGCCTTGTGTGTGTGgtttcttcccccagaacagtGGATTCAGTATTACAGAGCTGCCAGAGGCTGCCCAGCATAGTCTTGTTCTCATGCTCTGCCATTTTTGTAGGGCATTGCAGGATTTATGCAAATGTGGATATGTGTGTGTTACACGTGCTTGTGTGTGCCAGGATATCTAGTGAAAGACTATATGAAATCCCAGTCCTCTCCCTGTTCCCACAGTTTCAACCCTAGTGTTTAGGGGAAAACATGCCCATGGTAAAATGGTTaataatggtaaaaaaaaatctttgtatgTTGGCTGTAAAGTTCCGGTTTTGTCTTCAGTGAAGTAAGTTCTATCATAAGCAATGTGAGAGTGAGGAATGAATTCATGTTAGTGCGGGTGAAGCCTGTGTTTCAGATTCTCCTTGTTGTTACCTTTTTTATCTTTAACCCTCAGGAACCTATTTCCAAGTTTTCTGGCAGCCTTTTTGATAGAAACGATAGCATGCGAGATCAAAGAAATACCAGAACAACGCTTCAAGAAAAGCACAAGTTGGCAATGAAAGGGAAGACTCTTCCAGGATCTAACACCAAGGTGCAGCCACCTGTGTCAGCAGCAGGCAGCTTCCCCAGCGAGAGCGGCCGGATCGCGGAGGAGCTGCGGCTGCGGGATGTGCCGCAGCCCCCGCTGAAGGTTTGGAACTGCTGCATGGGCTGGGCTTGCTGATGGGGGGCTCTGCAGGTCTGTGGGGCAGTCCCTGTGTCTGTGGGGAACTCCTCTTGGGTGAGGAAGTTTACAAAAGATACAAAGACAGGGGGGGCATTGCATGGCAGATGTGATGAGGCTTACCTTAAAGAAGGTAAGCTGAGGGTTGTTATTGCTCCCCGTGGcttatttggaagaaaaatttcCCATTGAAAAATCGCAACAA is part of the Poecile atricapillus isolate bPoeAtr1 chromosome 3, bPoeAtr1.hap1, whole genome shotgun sequence genome and encodes:
- the LOC131577648 gene encoding protein scribble homolog; protein product: MLKDSIKWLPKSPKLYSGYNWSSQGSRWASLKGKEGLHGGNLYKFSSANGKWREGRISPEQEAEELEDPDDEPISKFSGSLFDRNDSMRDQRNTRTTLQEKHKLAMKGKTLPGSNTKVQPPVSAAGSFPSESGRIAEELRLRDVPQPPLKVTITVCSQMGSLGISIAGGKGSSSCKESDEGILIARLPKDGPSDLAGVQAGDRVAEATFVSEPAALDAGPTEASPKGSPFPTVNHVITIPRIILTRPSTSDEDADQLPPDPDDFEPEEPDSAEGHAYSDCLSSAFYSP